From one Parambassis ranga chromosome 5, fParRan2.1, whole genome shotgun sequence genomic stretch:
- the eif4enif1 gene encoding eukaryotic translation initiation factor 4E transporter isoform X4, translating into MEKDACLEQKNCDAAVDQAKQQPASTLPYRYTKEELMVIKELPISNERPECLSEKYDSDGVWDPEKWHASLYPTSERSSPVDGFKKDYVDDRIPLKRRIPDPRERLKEDDLDVILSPQRRSFGGGCQGNAAPAPHTRRPISPLENKENESLRLGGARRIGSGRIIASRVFEREARAEKERERERDMKDKRFRRDFGDKRVFSERRRNDSYAEEEPEWFSGGPTSQSETIELIGFDDKILEDDKRRYKRSRKRTESAKEVECNGGQGDEREVGLQSTADQEVPHPDVLPEQSTGDFDFNEFFNLEKTMPGLASMIEDVLGEGPVSASRFSQWFSSNLSPSGSRSSSLRSTPHEELEKLAECKEKVDILELLHKAKIDLKPLLSTLSVNKARLQESTNSGVVLSLEEVEGEMKGMKLGSEPQLQKVPPPQRGNGTPFMAEHLEEALTGGCSARPRSRDTDMSAFNKLVSSMKASGTLPTHPKTNTNNQQPSEPAVVTLSDAHLSAQQQKNLFQELLGGRSSSPTQLSSLLGSSEAPATSGPLHGLLHKGPSPPLFPQRAPSPDYFNSRMQHSAGFPVGPQPMLPEQFDVHRSISPGSAAQQQMRALSMPVNPADLEALAFQQDLALHAHHSFQSSYNKQPQDKSFRNRPQRVNRSPGPGPQPGGRHSPGNPVTSMLSPSFTPTSVIRKMYATKEKSRDEPSGRAENKEDSAAHSQDGSSSPNLYLEGMDGNGAQSGGVKAVSQNLASKDQERVRPGSAGHHTPAMVPQGPPSSFPRPIYPVPLLSHVPMVRPPPQLHPNVVQRMLAQGIQPQQLGPALVQAGIFPPHVDLAQLQGLPPALLGQPLYPLSATGHPLLPPRASTQMQLAVMQQQLQQQRPIHPTIPGAQSQSQGPHRTNGSQRHGGSPPLGLAKWFGSDVLEQPLPSMPAKVISVDELELRP; encoded by the exons ATGGAGAAAGATGCTTGTTTAGAGCAGAAGAATTGTGATGCTGCTGTGGATCAGGCTAAGCAACAGCCAGCTTCCACGCTTCCTTACAGATACACCAAG GAGGAACTTATGGTAATAAAAGAACTGCCAATCTCCAATGAAAGACCTGAATGTCTCTCTGAGAAATATGACAG TGATGGTGTCTGGGACCCTGAGAAATGGCACGCCTCATTGTATCCCACATCAGAGCGAAGCTCTCCAGTGGATGGTTTTAAGAAAGACTATGTGGATGATAGAATTCCTTTGAAACGAAGAATCCCAG ATCCCCGTGAGCGGTTAAAAGAGGACGATCTGGATGTCATTCTGAGCCCACAGCGACGTAGCTTTGGGGGTGGATGTCAAGGCAATGCTGCACCGGCACCCCACACCCGTCGCCCCATTAGCCCCCTGGAAAATAAGGAAAATGAGAGTCTACGACTAGGAGGGGCACGCAGAATTGGCAGTGGACGCATAATTGCTTCCCGTGTCTTTGAGAGAGAAGCCcgtgcagagaaagagagagaacgtGAGAGAGACATGAAGGACAAAAGATTCAGG AGAGACTTTGGTGACAAACGTGTGTTTAGCGAAAGAAGGAGGAATGACTCCTATGCAGAGGAGGAGCCAGAATGGTTCTCTGGGGGTCCCACCAGCCAGTCTGAGACAATTGAACTAATTGGATTTGATGACAAAATCCTGGAAGATGATAAGCGCAGATACAAGCGGTCAAGGAAGAGGACAGAGTCTGCAAAAGAAG TGGAATGTAATGGTGGACAGGGTGATGAGCGAGAGGTGGGTTTGCAGTCTACAGCCGATCAGGAAGTTCCCCACCCTGATGTTCTGCCTGAGCAGTCAACTGGAGACTTTGACTTTAATGAATTCTTCAATCTAGAGAAGACCATGCCGGGACTGGCCTCT ATGATAGAGGACGTTCTAGGAGAGGGCCCTGTATCAGCCAGCCGCTTCAGTCAGTGGTTCTCTAGTAACCTGAGCCCATCAGGTAGCCGGTCCAGCAGCCTAAGGTCCACGCCTCATGAAGAGCTGGAAAAATTAGCAG AGTGCAAGGAGAAGGTGGACATCCTGGAGCTGCTGCACAAAGCCAAAATAGACCTGAAGCCACTTCTTTCCACCCTGTCAGTCAACAAGGCTCGGCTACAGGAAAGCA CTAACTCTGGAGTAGTACTGTCactggaggaggtggaaggtGAGATGAAGGGGATGAAGCTCGGATCAGAACCACAGTTGCAAAAGGTGCCTCCTCCACAAAGAGGAAATGGCACACCCTTCATGGCTGAGCATTTGGAGGAGGCTTTAACTGGTGGCTGTAGTGCTCGTCCACGCTCACGTGACACAGACATGTCGGCCTTTAATAAACTGGTCAGCAGCATGAAGGCAAGTGGAACTCTGCCAACTCACCCCAAAACCAACACAAACAAT CAGCAGCCTTCAGAGCCGGCTGTAGTGACGCTGTCTGATGCTCATTTATCTgctcagcagcagaaaaactTATTCCAG GAGCTTTTGGGAGGTCGTAGTAGCTCCCCAACACAGCTTAGCAGTCTGTTGGGCAGCTCTGAAGCTCCAGCGACGTCTGGCCCTCTACATGGTCTCCTTCACAAGGGCCCTTCACCCCCTCTCTTTCCACAAAGGGCACCCTCACCCGACTACTTCAATAGTCGGATGCAACATTCTGCTG GATTTCCTGTCGGTCCTCAGCCCATGCTGCCAGAACAGTTTGATGTACACAGGTCTATCAGCCCTGgatctgcagcacagcagcag ATGAGGGCGCTCTCTATGCCAGTGAATCCAGCTGACTTGGAGGCTCTGGCATTTCAGCAGGACCTTGCTCTGCATGCCCACCACTCATTCCAGTCCAGCTACAATAAGCAACCACAAGACAAGTCTTTTCGGAATAg ACCGCAGCGTGTTAATCGCTCCCCTGGACCAGGCCCTCAGCCGGGTGGAAGACACTCTCCAGGCAATCCTGTCACCAGCATG TTGTCACCATCATTTACACCCACATCTGTCATCCGTAAAATGTAtgcaacaaaggaaaaaagtcGAGATGAACCATCAGGTCGTGCAGAGAACAAGGAAGACTCGGCAGCACACTCTCAAGATG GCAGCAGTTCCCCAAATCTATATCTGGAAGGGATGGATGGGAACGGTGCTCAGTCAGGCGGAGTGAAGGCTGTCTCACAGAACTTGGCAAGCAAAGACCAGGAGCGTGTCAGGCCTGGCTCTGCTGGACACCATACACCTGCCATGGTACCTCAAGGTCCACCCTCATCTTTCCCTCGCCCTATCTACCCGGTACCGCTGCTATCTCATGTACCGATGGTGCGTCCTCCTCCCCAGCTCCACCCTAATGTGGTTCAACGAATGCTGGCACAAGGTATCCAGCCCCAGCAGCTCGGACCCGCTCTTGTGCAAGCAG GTATATTTCCACCACATGTTGACCTTGCACAACTTCAAGGCTTGCCTCCTGCCCTTCTTGGACAACCGCTGTACCCTCTAAGTGCAACAGGGCACCCACTTCTACCTCCCAGAGCCAGTACTCAGATGCAGTTAGCAGTAATGCAGCAACAACTTCAACAGCAGAGACCAA TACATCCTACCATCCCAGGTGCACAGTCACAGAGCCAAGGCCCACACCGGACGAATGGCTCCCAGCGACATGGGGGCAGCCCCCCTCTAGGTCTTGCCAAGTGGTTTGGATCAGATGTGTTAGAGCAGCCTCTCCCCTCCATGCCGGCCAAGGTCATAAGTGTAGATGAGTTGGAGTTGCGGCCATAA
- the eif4enif1 gene encoding eukaryotic translation initiation factor 4E transporter isoform X2 has product MEKDACLEQKNCDAAVDQAKQQPASTLPYRYTKEELMVIKELPISNERPECLSEKYDSDGVWDPEKWHASLYPTSERSSPVDGFKKDYVDDRIPLKRRIPDPRERLKEDDLDVILSPQRRSFGGGCQGNAAPAPHTRRPISPLENKENESLRLGGARRIGSGRIIASRVFEREARAEKERERERDMKDKRFRRDFGDKRVFSERRRNDSYAEEEPEWFSGGPTSQSETIELIGFDDKILEDDKRRYKRSRKRTESAKEVECNGGQGDEREVGLQSTADQEVPHPDVLPEQSTGDFDFNEFFNLEKTMPGLASMIEDVLGEGPVSASRFSQWFSSNLSPSGSRSSSLRSTPHEELEKLAGLEPHCTSPSQGPASYFTPIQSSECKEKVDILELLHKAKIDLKPLLSTLSVNKARLQESTNSGVVLSLEEVEGEMKGMKLGSEPQLQKVPPPQRGNGTPFMAEHLEEALTGGCSARPRSRDTDMSAFNKLVSSMKASGTLPTHPKTNTNNQPSEPAVVTLSDAHLSAQQQKNLFQELLGGRSSSPTQLSSLLGSSEAPATSGPLHGLLHKGPSPPLFPQRAPSPDYFNSRMQHSAGFPVGPQPMLPEQFDVHRSISPGSAAQQQMRALSMPVNPADLEALAFQQDLALHAHHSFQSSYNKQPQDKSFRNRPQRVNRSPGPGPQPGGRHSPGNPVTSMLSPSFTPTSVIRKMYATKEKSRDEPSGRAENKEDSAAHSQDGSSSPNLYLEGMDGNGAQSGGVKAVSQNLASKDQERVRPGSAGHHTPAMVPQGPPSSFPRPIYPVPLLSHVPMVRPPPQLHPNVVQRMLAQGIQPQQLGPALVQAGIFPPHVDLAQLQGLPPALLGQPLYPLSATGHPLLPPRASTQMQLAVMQQQLQQQRPIHPTIPGAQSQSQGPHRTNGSQRHGGSPPLGLAKWFGSDVLEQPLPSMPAKVISVDELELRP; this is encoded by the exons ATGGAGAAAGATGCTTGTTTAGAGCAGAAGAATTGTGATGCTGCTGTGGATCAGGCTAAGCAACAGCCAGCTTCCACGCTTCCTTACAGATACACCAAG GAGGAACTTATGGTAATAAAAGAACTGCCAATCTCCAATGAAAGACCTGAATGTCTCTCTGAGAAATATGACAG TGATGGTGTCTGGGACCCTGAGAAATGGCACGCCTCATTGTATCCCACATCAGAGCGAAGCTCTCCAGTGGATGGTTTTAAGAAAGACTATGTGGATGATAGAATTCCTTTGAAACGAAGAATCCCAG ATCCCCGTGAGCGGTTAAAAGAGGACGATCTGGATGTCATTCTGAGCCCACAGCGACGTAGCTTTGGGGGTGGATGTCAAGGCAATGCTGCACCGGCACCCCACACCCGTCGCCCCATTAGCCCCCTGGAAAATAAGGAAAATGAGAGTCTACGACTAGGAGGGGCACGCAGAATTGGCAGTGGACGCATAATTGCTTCCCGTGTCTTTGAGAGAGAAGCCcgtgcagagaaagagagagaacgtGAGAGAGACATGAAGGACAAAAGATTCAGG AGAGACTTTGGTGACAAACGTGTGTTTAGCGAAAGAAGGAGGAATGACTCCTATGCAGAGGAGGAGCCAGAATGGTTCTCTGGGGGTCCCACCAGCCAGTCTGAGACAATTGAACTAATTGGATTTGATGACAAAATCCTGGAAGATGATAAGCGCAGATACAAGCGGTCAAGGAAGAGGACAGAGTCTGCAAAAGAAG TGGAATGTAATGGTGGACAGGGTGATGAGCGAGAGGTGGGTTTGCAGTCTACAGCCGATCAGGAAGTTCCCCACCCTGATGTTCTGCCTGAGCAGTCAACTGGAGACTTTGACTTTAATGAATTCTTCAATCTAGAGAAGACCATGCCGGGACTGGCCTCT ATGATAGAGGACGTTCTAGGAGAGGGCCCTGTATCAGCCAGCCGCTTCAGTCAGTGGTTCTCTAGTAACCTGAGCCCATCAGGTAGCCGGTCCAGCAGCCTAAGGTCCACGCCTCATGAAGAGCTGGAAAAATTAGCAG GGCTTGAGCCACACTGCACTTCCCCCAGCCAAGGCCCTGCCTCATACTTCACACCTATTCAATCATCAGAGTGCAAGGAGAAGGTGGACATCCTGGAGCTGCTGCACAAAGCCAAAATAGACCTGAAGCCACTTCTTTCCACCCTGTCAGTCAACAAGGCTCGGCTACAGGAAAGCA CTAACTCTGGAGTAGTACTGTCactggaggaggtggaaggtGAGATGAAGGGGATGAAGCTCGGATCAGAACCACAGTTGCAAAAGGTGCCTCCTCCACAAAGAGGAAATGGCACACCCTTCATGGCTGAGCATTTGGAGGAGGCTTTAACTGGTGGCTGTAGTGCTCGTCCACGCTCACGTGACACAGACATGTCGGCCTTTAATAAACTGGTCAGCAGCATGAAGGCAAGTGGAACTCTGCCAACTCACCCCAAAACCAACACAAACAAT CAGCCTTCAGAGCCGGCTGTAGTGACGCTGTCTGATGCTCATTTATCTgctcagcagcagaaaaactTATTCCAG GAGCTTTTGGGAGGTCGTAGTAGCTCCCCAACACAGCTTAGCAGTCTGTTGGGCAGCTCTGAAGCTCCAGCGACGTCTGGCCCTCTACATGGTCTCCTTCACAAGGGCCCTTCACCCCCTCTCTTTCCACAAAGGGCACCCTCACCCGACTACTTCAATAGTCGGATGCAACATTCTGCTG GATTTCCTGTCGGTCCTCAGCCCATGCTGCCAGAACAGTTTGATGTACACAGGTCTATCAGCCCTGgatctgcagcacagcagcag ATGAGGGCGCTCTCTATGCCAGTGAATCCAGCTGACTTGGAGGCTCTGGCATTTCAGCAGGACCTTGCTCTGCATGCCCACCACTCATTCCAGTCCAGCTACAATAAGCAACCACAAGACAAGTCTTTTCGGAATAg ACCGCAGCGTGTTAATCGCTCCCCTGGACCAGGCCCTCAGCCGGGTGGAAGACACTCTCCAGGCAATCCTGTCACCAGCATG TTGTCACCATCATTTACACCCACATCTGTCATCCGTAAAATGTAtgcaacaaaggaaaaaagtcGAGATGAACCATCAGGTCGTGCAGAGAACAAGGAAGACTCGGCAGCACACTCTCAAGATG GCAGCAGTTCCCCAAATCTATATCTGGAAGGGATGGATGGGAACGGTGCTCAGTCAGGCGGAGTGAAGGCTGTCTCACAGAACTTGGCAAGCAAAGACCAGGAGCGTGTCAGGCCTGGCTCTGCTGGACACCATACACCTGCCATGGTACCTCAAGGTCCACCCTCATCTTTCCCTCGCCCTATCTACCCGGTACCGCTGCTATCTCATGTACCGATGGTGCGTCCTCCTCCCCAGCTCCACCCTAATGTGGTTCAACGAATGCTGGCACAAGGTATCCAGCCCCAGCAGCTCGGACCCGCTCTTGTGCAAGCAG GTATATTTCCACCACATGTTGACCTTGCACAACTTCAAGGCTTGCCTCCTGCCCTTCTTGGACAACCGCTGTACCCTCTAAGTGCAACAGGGCACCCACTTCTACCTCCCAGAGCCAGTACTCAGATGCAGTTAGCAGTAATGCAGCAACAACTTCAACAGCAGAGACCAA TACATCCTACCATCCCAGGTGCACAGTCACAGAGCCAAGGCCCACACCGGACGAATGGCTCCCAGCGACATGGGGGCAGCCCCCCTCTAGGTCTTGCCAAGTGGTTTGGATCAGATGTGTTAGAGCAGCCTCTCCCCTCCATGCCGGCCAAGGTCATAAGTGTAGATGAGTTGGAGTTGCGGCCATAA
- the eif4enif1 gene encoding eukaryotic translation initiation factor 4E transporter isoform X1, whose product MEKDACLEQKNCDAAVDQAKQQPASTLPYRYTKEELMVIKELPISNERPECLSEKYDSDGVWDPEKWHASLYPTSERSSPVDGFKKDYVDDRIPLKRRIPDPRERLKEDDLDVILSPQRRSFGGGCQGNAAPAPHTRRPISPLENKENESLRLGGARRIGSGRIIASRVFEREARAEKERERERDMKDKRFRRDFGDKRVFSERRRNDSYAEEEPEWFSGGPTSQSETIELIGFDDKILEDDKRRYKRSRKRTESAKEVECNGGQGDEREVGLQSTADQEVPHPDVLPEQSTGDFDFNEFFNLEKTMPGLASMIEDVLGEGPVSASRFSQWFSSNLSPSGSRSSSLRSTPHEELEKLAGLEPHCTSPSQGPASYFTPIQSSECKEKVDILELLHKAKIDLKPLLSTLSVNKARLQESTNSGVVLSLEEVEGEMKGMKLGSEPQLQKVPPPQRGNGTPFMAEHLEEALTGGCSARPRSRDTDMSAFNKLVSSMKASGTLPTHPKTNTNNQQPSEPAVVTLSDAHLSAQQQKNLFQELLGGRSSSPTQLSSLLGSSEAPATSGPLHGLLHKGPSPPLFPQRAPSPDYFNSRMQHSAGFPVGPQPMLPEQFDVHRSISPGSAAQQQMRALSMPVNPADLEALAFQQDLALHAHHSFQSSYNKQPQDKSFRNRPQRVNRSPGPGPQPGGRHSPGNPVTSMLSPSFTPTSVIRKMYATKEKSRDEPSGRAENKEDSAAHSQDGSSSPNLYLEGMDGNGAQSGGVKAVSQNLASKDQERVRPGSAGHHTPAMVPQGPPSSFPRPIYPVPLLSHVPMVRPPPQLHPNVVQRMLAQGIQPQQLGPALVQAGIFPPHVDLAQLQGLPPALLGQPLYPLSATGHPLLPPRASTQMQLAVMQQQLQQQRPIHPTIPGAQSQSQGPHRTNGSQRHGGSPPLGLAKWFGSDVLEQPLPSMPAKVISVDELELRP is encoded by the exons ATGGAGAAAGATGCTTGTTTAGAGCAGAAGAATTGTGATGCTGCTGTGGATCAGGCTAAGCAACAGCCAGCTTCCACGCTTCCTTACAGATACACCAAG GAGGAACTTATGGTAATAAAAGAACTGCCAATCTCCAATGAAAGACCTGAATGTCTCTCTGAGAAATATGACAG TGATGGTGTCTGGGACCCTGAGAAATGGCACGCCTCATTGTATCCCACATCAGAGCGAAGCTCTCCAGTGGATGGTTTTAAGAAAGACTATGTGGATGATAGAATTCCTTTGAAACGAAGAATCCCAG ATCCCCGTGAGCGGTTAAAAGAGGACGATCTGGATGTCATTCTGAGCCCACAGCGACGTAGCTTTGGGGGTGGATGTCAAGGCAATGCTGCACCGGCACCCCACACCCGTCGCCCCATTAGCCCCCTGGAAAATAAGGAAAATGAGAGTCTACGACTAGGAGGGGCACGCAGAATTGGCAGTGGACGCATAATTGCTTCCCGTGTCTTTGAGAGAGAAGCCcgtgcagagaaagagagagaacgtGAGAGAGACATGAAGGACAAAAGATTCAGG AGAGACTTTGGTGACAAACGTGTGTTTAGCGAAAGAAGGAGGAATGACTCCTATGCAGAGGAGGAGCCAGAATGGTTCTCTGGGGGTCCCACCAGCCAGTCTGAGACAATTGAACTAATTGGATTTGATGACAAAATCCTGGAAGATGATAAGCGCAGATACAAGCGGTCAAGGAAGAGGACAGAGTCTGCAAAAGAAG TGGAATGTAATGGTGGACAGGGTGATGAGCGAGAGGTGGGTTTGCAGTCTACAGCCGATCAGGAAGTTCCCCACCCTGATGTTCTGCCTGAGCAGTCAACTGGAGACTTTGACTTTAATGAATTCTTCAATCTAGAGAAGACCATGCCGGGACTGGCCTCT ATGATAGAGGACGTTCTAGGAGAGGGCCCTGTATCAGCCAGCCGCTTCAGTCAGTGGTTCTCTAGTAACCTGAGCCCATCAGGTAGCCGGTCCAGCAGCCTAAGGTCCACGCCTCATGAAGAGCTGGAAAAATTAGCAG GGCTTGAGCCACACTGCACTTCCCCCAGCCAAGGCCCTGCCTCATACTTCACACCTATTCAATCATCAGAGTGCAAGGAGAAGGTGGACATCCTGGAGCTGCTGCACAAAGCCAAAATAGACCTGAAGCCACTTCTTTCCACCCTGTCAGTCAACAAGGCTCGGCTACAGGAAAGCA CTAACTCTGGAGTAGTACTGTCactggaggaggtggaaggtGAGATGAAGGGGATGAAGCTCGGATCAGAACCACAGTTGCAAAAGGTGCCTCCTCCACAAAGAGGAAATGGCACACCCTTCATGGCTGAGCATTTGGAGGAGGCTTTAACTGGTGGCTGTAGTGCTCGTCCACGCTCACGTGACACAGACATGTCGGCCTTTAATAAACTGGTCAGCAGCATGAAGGCAAGTGGAACTCTGCCAACTCACCCCAAAACCAACACAAACAAT CAGCAGCCTTCAGAGCCGGCTGTAGTGACGCTGTCTGATGCTCATTTATCTgctcagcagcagaaaaactTATTCCAG GAGCTTTTGGGAGGTCGTAGTAGCTCCCCAACACAGCTTAGCAGTCTGTTGGGCAGCTCTGAAGCTCCAGCGACGTCTGGCCCTCTACATGGTCTCCTTCACAAGGGCCCTTCACCCCCTCTCTTTCCACAAAGGGCACCCTCACCCGACTACTTCAATAGTCGGATGCAACATTCTGCTG GATTTCCTGTCGGTCCTCAGCCCATGCTGCCAGAACAGTTTGATGTACACAGGTCTATCAGCCCTGgatctgcagcacagcagcag ATGAGGGCGCTCTCTATGCCAGTGAATCCAGCTGACTTGGAGGCTCTGGCATTTCAGCAGGACCTTGCTCTGCATGCCCACCACTCATTCCAGTCCAGCTACAATAAGCAACCACAAGACAAGTCTTTTCGGAATAg ACCGCAGCGTGTTAATCGCTCCCCTGGACCAGGCCCTCAGCCGGGTGGAAGACACTCTCCAGGCAATCCTGTCACCAGCATG TTGTCACCATCATTTACACCCACATCTGTCATCCGTAAAATGTAtgcaacaaaggaaaaaagtcGAGATGAACCATCAGGTCGTGCAGAGAACAAGGAAGACTCGGCAGCACACTCTCAAGATG GCAGCAGTTCCCCAAATCTATATCTGGAAGGGATGGATGGGAACGGTGCTCAGTCAGGCGGAGTGAAGGCTGTCTCACAGAACTTGGCAAGCAAAGACCAGGAGCGTGTCAGGCCTGGCTCTGCTGGACACCATACACCTGCCATGGTACCTCAAGGTCCACCCTCATCTTTCCCTCGCCCTATCTACCCGGTACCGCTGCTATCTCATGTACCGATGGTGCGTCCTCCTCCCCAGCTCCACCCTAATGTGGTTCAACGAATGCTGGCACAAGGTATCCAGCCCCAGCAGCTCGGACCCGCTCTTGTGCAAGCAG GTATATTTCCACCACATGTTGACCTTGCACAACTTCAAGGCTTGCCTCCTGCCCTTCTTGGACAACCGCTGTACCCTCTAAGTGCAACAGGGCACCCACTTCTACCTCCCAGAGCCAGTACTCAGATGCAGTTAGCAGTAATGCAGCAACAACTTCAACAGCAGAGACCAA TACATCCTACCATCCCAGGTGCACAGTCACAGAGCCAAGGCCCACACCGGACGAATGGCTCCCAGCGACATGGGGGCAGCCCCCCTCTAGGTCTTGCCAAGTGGTTTGGATCAGATGTGTTAGAGCAGCCTCTCCCCTCCATGCCGGCCAAGGTCATAAGTGTAGATGAGTTGGAGTTGCGGCCATAA